One Amorphoplanes digitatis genomic window carries:
- a CDS encoding molybdopterin oxidoreductase, whose product MQSVPRFLQGIYRFDGKGLDQPFLLDVLLTYTVPDGTVTQPVYFRAGNASHELICVILMRDGSPMRYFPIAAKGDVHVPLRVVEDLEPGTAIELHLAAPVGVAGAVVVDVGLVEV is encoded by the coding sequence ATGCAGTCGGTACCCCGGTTCCTACAGGGCATCTACAGATTCGACGGTAAAGGGCTGGATCAGCCGTTTCTGCTGGACGTCCTGCTCACCTACACGGTCCCGGACGGGACGGTGACTCAGCCGGTGTACTTCCGCGCCGGGAACGCCTCGCACGAGCTGATCTGCGTGATCCTCATGCGGGACGGCTCGCCGATGCGGTACTTCCCGATCGCGGCGAAGGGGGATGTGCACGTACCGCTGAGGGTGGTCGAGGACCTGGAGCCGGGGACGGCGATCGAGTTGCACCTGGCCGCGCCGGTCGGGGTCGCCGGCGCCGTGGTGGTCGACGTCGGCCTCGTCGAGGTCTGA
- a CDS encoding SitI3 family protein has translation MALEYRLILTGDTSIDQVAERAFPDASERPIGGPPRLTVDHRESYGFIVTVLPGRDGYLDLETDGGSWVWEPKSYVGIQFRLDKFADLRWAVTNMLGVVRRALDTGPEDATFDFNGDILLFARLDGELTKHRRTWWEHYSSGDRSIPG, from the coding sequence ATGGCTCTCGAATACAGGCTGATCCTTACTGGGGACACGTCCATCGATCAGGTGGCGGAGCGCGCCTTTCCGGACGCGAGCGAACGGCCGATCGGTGGTCCCCCGCGACTCACCGTCGACCACCGGGAAAGCTACGGATTCATCGTCACCGTCCTGCCCGGACGAGACGGCTACCTCGATCTGGAGACCGACGGCGGGTCCTGGGTGTGGGAGCCGAAGTCCTACGTCGGGATTCAATTTCGGTTGGACAAGTTCGCGGATCTTCGCTGGGCGGTCACGAACATGCTCGGCGTGGTTCGCCGTGCGCTGGACACCGGGCCGGAGGACGCGACATTCGACTTCAACGGCGACATCCTGCTCTTCGCCCGGCTTGACGGCGAGCTCACGAAACATCGTCGCACCTGGTGGGAGCACTATTCGTCCGGCGACCGGTCGATCCCTGGCTAG
- a CDS encoding LacI family DNA-binding transcriptional regulator yields MSSPVPSRPPTLDEVAERAQVSRTVASRVINNGPHVSRAKRDAVEKAIRDLGFTPNRAARALATRQTGVVVLAVSGDGPGVFADPFFGQIMMGASTALETTDLHLVLSLATTGHGQRRLESFLQTRGADGVMLVALRGDDPLIDIAARSGLPTVFIGLPLHGTPPFYVEADNAGGARAATEYLLRDGRRRIAMITGPDDTTVGRERRRGYTEALTLAGLRPYATEPGDFMEAGGAAAMRTLLSARPDLDAVLAANDNMAAGALRVLRDAGRTVPGDVAVVGFDDLPIALHTDPKLTTVHQPVQSLGREAARMLIELLNGAQPDSFILPTKVVVRESA; encoded by the coding sequence ATGTCATCGCCGGTCCCGTCGCGGCCGCCGACGCTCGACGAGGTCGCCGAGCGGGCACAGGTGTCGCGCACCGTGGCGTCCCGAGTGATCAACAACGGGCCGCATGTGAGCCGCGCGAAGCGCGACGCGGTGGAGAAGGCGATCCGGGACCTCGGGTTCACGCCGAATCGCGCCGCGCGGGCCTTGGCGACCCGCCAGACCGGTGTGGTGGTGCTGGCGGTCTCCGGCGACGGGCCGGGAGTGTTCGCGGATCCGTTCTTCGGGCAGATCATGATGGGTGCGTCCACCGCGCTGGAGACGACGGACCTGCACCTGGTGCTCAGCCTGGCCACGACCGGTCACGGCCAGCGGCGGCTGGAGAGCTTCCTACAGACCCGGGGCGCTGACGGGGTGATGCTGGTGGCGCTGCGCGGCGACGATCCGCTGATCGACATCGCGGCGCGATCGGGACTGCCCACCGTCTTCATCGGGCTGCCTCTGCACGGGACGCCACCGTTCTACGTCGAGGCCGACAACGCGGGCGGGGCGCGGGCGGCCACCGAGTACCTGCTGCGCGATGGGCGCCGCCGCATCGCCATGATCACCGGACCGGACGACACCACGGTCGGCCGGGAGCGCCGGCGCGGCTACACCGAGGCGCTGACGCTGGCGGGGCTCCGGCCGTACGCGACCGAGCCCGGGGATTTCATGGAAGCCGGCGGTGCGGCGGCGATGCGTACGCTGCTGAGCGCGCGCCCGGACCTCGACGCCGTGCTCGCGGCGAACGACAACATGGCGGCGGGGGCGTTGCGGGTGCTGCGCGACGCCGGCCGCACGGTGCCCGGCGACGTGGCCGTGGTGGGTTTCGACGATCTGCCGATCGCGTTGCACACCGATCCGAAGCTGACCACGGTTCATCAGCCGGTGCAGTCGCTGGGCCGCGAGGCCGCCCGCATGCTCATCGAATTGCTCAACGGCGCGCAGCCGGATTCGTTCATCCTGCCCACGAAGGTGGTCGTGCGGGAGTCGGCCTGA
- the bglS gene encoding beta-glucanase — MAAAILCTVAALTATGPAPAEAAIGPSFVDNFNGFDTGRWYKADGYSNGSMFNAGWRADHVWFSGGVMGLNLDNQPCPSGCSGKPYASGEYRTTDLYSYGRFEARMKAVKNPGTVTSFFTYTGPSDGQPWDEIDVEILGKNTTQLQLNYFTNGVGGHETVINLGFDASTGYHNYAFEWWNGGTINWFVDGALVHQENGSRGPLPTHPQRIMMNLWPGIGVDGWLGRFTYPGTTLTATYDWARYTKY; from the coding sequence TTGGCCGCCGCGATCCTCTGCACGGTCGCCGCCCTGACAGCGACCGGTCCCGCACCGGCCGAAGCTGCCATCGGCCCCAGCTTCGTCGACAACTTCAACGGATTCGACACCGGTCGTTGGTACAAGGCCGACGGCTACAGCAACGGCAGCATGTTCAACGCCGGCTGGCGCGCCGACCACGTCTGGTTCAGCGGCGGCGTGATGGGTCTCAACCTGGACAACCAGCCCTGCCCGAGCGGCTGCTCCGGCAAGCCGTACGCCTCCGGCGAATACCGCACCACCGACCTGTACTCGTACGGCCGGTTCGAGGCGCGCATGAAGGCCGTCAAGAACCCCGGCACCGTCACCTCGTTCTTCACCTACACCGGGCCGAGCGACGGCCAGCCCTGGGACGAGATCGACGTGGAGATCCTCGGCAAGAACACCACCCAACTACAGCTCAACTACTTCACCAACGGCGTCGGCGGCCACGAAACCGTCATCAACCTGGGCTTCGACGCCTCGACCGGCTACCACAACTACGCCTTCGAGTGGTGGAACGGCGGCACCATCAACTGGTTCGTCGACGGAGCGCTCGTACACCAGGAGAACGGCTCGCGCGGACCGCTTCCCACGCACCCGCAACGCATCATGATGAACCTCTGGCCCGGCATCGGCGTCGACGGCTGGCTGGGGCGGTTCACCTATCCCGGCACCACGCTGACCGCCACCTACGACTGGGCCAGATACACCAAGTACTGA
- a CDS encoding glycoside hydrolase family 26 protein yields MRRRTLLGTAAAAVATAVSDAAGAQAAPVCKDTSPTRYLGMFREENPTAIAASVKNLYGVTPAGVMWFDSWASGLAFPVSEAKALWRRGIMPNYTWEPWNTALGPNDPGQIHLTDVIDGTWDSYIRARAKEFAAVRLPILVRWGHEFNGNWYPWGIANNNADPSLYVRAYRHVHDLVTAAGARNVQWVWAYNNGSSPDAPYNDPACAYPGDRYVDWVGIDGYNWGFGPSWDPAGDHWTSFDATFATAYAKARAVAPNRPVMLGEFASTEDGGDKAWWLEEMGATLRSGAYPDLKLLTYFDLTKEEAWSPNSSPAALAVFKTWVRQRYMKGRSHELARVAGDYARSRRSLG; encoded by the coding sequence ATGCGAAGGCGAACACTGCTCGGCACGGCGGCGGCCGCGGTGGCGACGGCAGTGTCCGATGCGGCCGGTGCGCAGGCCGCGCCGGTGTGCAAGGACACGTCACCTACCCGGTACCTGGGCATGTTCCGGGAAGAGAACCCCACCGCGATCGCGGCGAGCGTCAAGAACCTCTACGGCGTCACCCCGGCCGGCGTGATGTGGTTCGACAGCTGGGCGAGCGGGCTGGCCTTCCCGGTGAGCGAGGCCAAGGCACTCTGGCGGCGCGGCATCATGCCGAACTACACCTGGGAGCCCTGGAATACCGCGCTCGGCCCGAACGACCCCGGGCAGATCCACCTGACCGACGTCATCGACGGCACCTGGGACAGCTACATCAGGGCACGCGCCAAGGAGTTCGCCGCCGTGCGGCTGCCGATCCTGGTCCGCTGGGGACACGAGTTCAACGGCAACTGGTACCCGTGGGGCATAGCGAACAACAACGCCGACCCTTCGCTGTACGTGCGGGCGTACCGGCACGTCCATGACCTCGTCACGGCCGCCGGGGCGCGGAACGTGCAATGGGTGTGGGCGTACAACAACGGATCCTCGCCGGACGCGCCCTACAACGACCCGGCCTGCGCCTACCCCGGCGACAGGTACGTCGACTGGGTCGGCATCGACGGATACAACTGGGGCTTCGGCCCGTCGTGGGACCCGGCCGGCGACCACTGGACGAGCTTCGACGCGACCTTCGCCACCGCGTACGCCAAGGCCCGCGCCGTCGCGCCGAACCGGCCGGTGATGCTCGGCGAGTTCGCGTCCACCGAGGACGGCGGGGACAAGGCCTGGTGGCTCGAGGAGATGGGCGCCACGCTGCGCTCAGGCGCGTACCCCGACCTCAAACTGCTCACCTACTTCGACCTCACCAAGGAAGAGGCCTGGTCGCCGAACTCGTCGCCGGCCGCGCTCGCCGTCTTCAAGACCTGGGTACGGCAGAGGTACATGAAGGGACGCAGCCACGAATTGGCGCGCGTCGCCGGGGACTACGCCCGTTCCCGGAGATCTCTGGGCTGA
- a CDS encoding MmyB family transcriptional regulator, whose protein sequence is MRLSDAEYELACRLAGHAARSGGSVPRHIGPSVRRLLDRLTDAPIAVFDAAWTLIEYNGLWAALIGDAGRDLGRRSANIVWRTFHDDTGRVRHPRPGEHRASLVADLREVAARYPADRDLTDMIGALRTSSTEFARLWQGSAVAHHRSGSKTVDHPQVGEVEVDCDVLSVYGADLRIVVYTAARGSEAADKLRLLNVLGTEDLTVRHQPRDLRERA, encoded by the coding sequence TTGCGCCTGTCCGATGCCGAGTACGAGCTGGCCTGCCGGCTGGCAGGGCATGCCGCCCGGTCGGGCGGATCGGTGCCGCGGCACATCGGCCCCAGCGTGCGGCGCCTGCTCGACCGTCTCACCGACGCCCCGATCGCTGTCTTCGACGCGGCCTGGACCCTCATCGAGTACAACGGTTTGTGGGCCGCGCTGATCGGGGACGCCGGGCGCGACCTGGGCCGCCGGTCGGCGAACATCGTGTGGCGGACCTTCCACGACGACACCGGGCGGGTGCGGCACCCGCGGCCGGGGGAGCACCGGGCTTCGCTGGTCGCGGACCTGCGTGAGGTGGCGGCGCGTTACCCGGCCGACCGCGACCTGACGGACATGATCGGCGCGCTGCGGACGTCGAGCACCGAGTTCGCGCGCTTGTGGCAGGGCTCCGCCGTCGCGCACCACCGCAGCGGAAGCAAGACCGTGGACCATCCGCAGGTCGGTGAGGTCGAGGTCGACTGCGATGTGCTTTCCGTGTACGGGGCAGATCTGCGCATCGTCGTCTACACGGCGGCGCGCGGCAGCGAAGCAGCCGACAAGTTGCGACTACTGAACGTCCTCGGCACCGAGGACCTGACCGTGCGGCATCAGCCCAGAGATCTCCGGGAACGGGCGTAG
- a CDS encoding NAD(P)H-binding protein, whose translation MGQAQRPGQRAQDGTSTYLITGATGNVGGPLARQLHDQGYPVRVMVRSLARAADLPAGIERVVGDLDNPDDVAKAVAGVEAVFLMAVGSGTAQAETMVDAARGAAAPRIVLLSSVGARLEPLSENPIGAALAAREQVMRESGLPVTYLRPNAFASNAFWWRDAIRAGKVVDPTGGGRIAVIDPADIARVAATTLTEEGHAGKGYTLSGPEALSAREQVEIIAEVTGRRIEFEDTTPHEYAQASIAQGTPPEQAQALQALHEVFRAGRAAYITDDVENLTGVAPRTFRTWCEHNAATLRLPHWPPTTSGAEYAAGC comes from the coding sequence ATCGGACAGGCGCAACGTCCGGGCCAGCGCGCGCAGGACGGCACGAGCACATATCTCATCACCGGAGCGACAGGCAACGTCGGCGGCCCGCTCGCGCGGCAGCTACACGACCAGGGCTATCCCGTACGGGTAATGGTGCGCAGCCTCGCCCGAGCGGCCGACCTGCCCGCCGGCATCGAGCGCGTCGTCGGTGACCTCGACAACCCCGACGACGTGGCGAAGGCGGTCGCCGGCGTCGAAGCCGTCTTCCTGATGGCTGTCGGCAGCGGCACCGCCCAGGCCGAGACGATGGTCGATGCCGCACGAGGCGCTGCCGCACCGAGGATCGTCCTGCTCTCGTCCGTCGGCGCGCGGCTCGAACCGCTGAGCGAGAACCCCATCGGGGCCGCTCTCGCCGCCCGTGAGCAGGTCATGCGCGAATCCGGTCTTCCCGTGACCTATCTGCGGCCCAACGCCTTCGCCTCCAACGCCTTCTGGTGGCGCGACGCCATCCGCGCAGGCAAGGTCGTCGACCCGACCGGCGGCGGCCGGATCGCCGTGATCGACCCGGCCGACATCGCCCGGGTCGCCGCGACCACCCTCACCGAGGAGGGCCACGCCGGCAAGGGGTACACCCTCAGCGGTCCGGAGGCCCTGTCCGCGCGCGAGCAGGTCGAGATCATCGCCGAGGTGACCGGGCGCCGGATCGAATTCGAGGACACCACCCCGCACGAGTACGCGCAGGCATCCATCGCACAGGGAACCCCGCCCGAGCAGGCACAAGCCCTTCAGGCCCTGCACGAGGTCTTCCGCGCCGGCCGCGCGGCCTACATCACCGACGACGTCGAGAACCTCACCGGCGTCGCCCCGCGCACCTTCCGCACCTGGTGCGAACACAACGCCGCCACCCTGCGTCTTCCCCATTGGCCGCCAACAACGTCCGGCGCCGAGTACGCGGCCGGCTGTTGA
- a CDS encoding YdeI/OmpD-associated family protein, producing the protein MSPTQRINEARFHFTATLSTIDTSTVLRLPEKVSKELPSRGQVAVHGTINGVKFQTVLEPDGNFGHWMRVGDTLRRTAGISPGDAATIDIRVTEEWPEPSVPQDLEKALKAAPQKIQTLWHEITPMARWEWVRWVNATKNPNTRQRRVDVSISKLQSGKRRPCCFNLSACTDPDLSKNGRLRDA; encoded by the coding sequence ATGTCGCCGACTCAGCGCATCAATGAAGCGAGGTTTCACTTCACTGCCACGCTGTCGACGATCGACACCTCCACCGTGTTGCGGCTGCCGGAGAAGGTAAGCAAGGAGCTGCCCTCCCGCGGACAGGTAGCCGTCCACGGAACGATCAATGGCGTCAAGTTCCAGACGGTGCTCGAACCGGACGGTAACTTCGGTCACTGGATGCGGGTCGGCGACACGCTGCGGCGCACCGCCGGCATCAGCCCGGGTGACGCCGCGACGATCGACATCAGGGTGACCGAGGAGTGGCCGGAGCCGAGCGTGCCGCAGGACCTCGAAAAGGCTCTGAAAGCCGCCCCGCAAAAGATCCAAACCCTGTGGCACGAGATCACCCCGATGGCGCGGTGGGAATGGGTGCGGTGGGTCAACGCCACCAAGAACCCGAATACTCGCCAGCGACGGGTCGACGTGAGCATCTCGAAGTTGCAGAGCGGGAAGCGACGGCCCTGCTGTTTCAACCTGTCCGCATGCACTGACCCGGACCTGTCGAAGAACGGCCGACTCCGCGACGCTTGA
- a CDS encoding YncE family protein — protein MRTRSTRVALAVTVIAGVTGGLFQVVTGTATAEELPVKVPAPKGYQTTDFTSVDEFVVDGVHKHVLVTDPADGRLVALNYNGTTAAEALGLPGARGAALSTDSTTIYVAVENDSRIAALDAVTLQEIRSFPMAGEQPVGVAVSGSRLWFTTKRSNFGELDLVTGEVRLHDHGETNPWDNSGELMLAVNPANPAQLAVTTHAVTSGAVGLFDISGAVAERIGLRGYIPSNDVYDFNDLRFTTNGLALGGSNGVLLMALDADLTTTGRIATNWSVGLDVAATGWVATARPYFGNADILLLPAGATTATRELVLPTNQFQGGFDALAWEPGGDRLAVLTSSALGAEQLWVSESPTVDTATIALTAPANATRGAALTITGTAGSVPAGTSLTVSRTDLESPSGTALAAVTTGESGAFSFTDKPPAGGTVTYTVSFAGTADIRPASATASVSVSREIPALTLVPAGTVNTYNTAVTVTAKLGSTYRNRTVELWADPAGSDKANTLLKRATVDAAGKVTASLRLTRNTVISAVFTGDTRVAPRTVKSTLHAKVSAVTAVTKHYKTASGYFYFRKTKNPVFTTTMTPGAGRKQRLQFEYYSGGKWRTWKGYTLPLNSAGKSVYKLTGTHKTGVKYRVRTAYIPGTSGDSLNHTTYGAYRYFTFTK, from the coding sequence GTGCGTACAAGATCCACTCGGGTTGCTCTTGCGGTCACCGTGATCGCCGGAGTCACCGGCGGCCTCTTCCAGGTTGTGACCGGCACCGCCACGGCGGAGGAGCTTCCGGTCAAGGTGCCTGCACCCAAGGGCTACCAGACCACTGACTTCACCAGCGTCGACGAATTCGTCGTCGACGGTGTGCACAAGCATGTGCTGGTCACCGACCCCGCCGACGGCCGCCTGGTCGCGTTGAACTACAACGGCACGACGGCCGCCGAGGCTCTCGGCCTGCCGGGCGCCCGGGGCGCGGCGCTCTCCACCGACAGCACGACGATCTATGTCGCGGTCGAGAACGACAGCAGGATCGCCGCTCTCGACGCGGTCACGCTCCAAGAGATCAGGTCTTTCCCGATGGCCGGTGAGCAGCCGGTCGGCGTGGCCGTCTCCGGCTCCCGGCTGTGGTTCACCACCAAGAGGTCGAATTTCGGCGAGCTCGACCTGGTCACCGGCGAGGTGCGACTGCACGACCACGGCGAGACCAACCCGTGGGACAACTCAGGTGAACTGATGCTGGCCGTCAATCCGGCGAACCCGGCCCAGCTCGCGGTCACCACCCACGCGGTCACCAGCGGCGCCGTCGGCCTGTTCGACATCTCCGGCGCGGTCGCCGAGCGCATCGGCCTCCGGGGCTACATCCCCAGCAACGACGTTTACGACTTCAACGATCTGCGGTTCACCACGAACGGGCTGGCGCTCGGCGGCTCCAACGGCGTCCTCCTGATGGCCCTCGACGCGGACCTCACGACGACCGGCAGGATCGCGACGAACTGGTCGGTCGGACTCGACGTCGCCGCGACCGGCTGGGTCGCCACGGCCCGGCCCTACTTCGGCAACGCCGACATTCTCCTGCTTCCGGCCGGGGCCACCACCGCGACCCGCGAGCTGGTCCTGCCGACGAACCAATTCCAGGGCGGCTTCGACGCGCTGGCCTGGGAGCCGGGCGGCGACCGCCTCGCCGTCCTCACCTCCTCGGCCCTCGGTGCGGAGCAGCTCTGGGTCTCCGAGAGCCCGACCGTCGACACGGCGACGATCGCGCTGACCGCCCCGGCGAACGCGACCCGCGGCGCCGCGCTCACCATCACCGGCACTGCCGGCTCGGTGCCGGCCGGCACCTCCCTCACGGTCAGCCGTACCGATCTGGAGTCGCCGAGCGGCACCGCACTGGCCGCGGTGACCACCGGCGAGAGCGGCGCGTTCAGCTTCACCGACAAGCCCCCGGCCGGCGGCACCGTCACCTATACGGTCTCGTTCGCGGGCACCGCCGACATCAGGCCCGCGTCCGCCACCGCCTCGGTCTCGGTGTCGAGGGAGATCCCGGCGCTGACGCTCGTCCCGGCCGGGACGGTCAACACCTACAACACGGCCGTCACCGTCACCGCGAAGCTGGGCAGCACCTACCGGAACCGGACCGTCGAACTGTGGGCCGACCCGGCCGGCTCGGACAAGGCCAACACGCTACTCAAGCGGGCTACTGTCGACGCCGCCGGCAAGGTCACCGCCAGCCTGCGACTGACCCGCAACACGGTGATCAGCGCGGTCTTCACCGGTGACACCCGGGTCGCACCGCGCACGGTGAAGTCCACTCTGCACGCGAAGGTCAGCGCCGTCACCGCGGTAACGAAGCACTACAAGACCGCGAGCGGCTACTTCTACTTCCGCAAAACGAAGAACCCGGTCTTCACCACCACGATGACCCCAGGCGCCGGCCGCAAGCAGCGTCTCCAGTTCGAGTACTACTCGGGCGGCAAGTGGCGCACCTGGAAGGGCTACACGCTGCCCCTGAACAGCGCCGGCAAGTCGGTCTACAAGCTCACCGGTACCCACAAGACCGGCGTGAAGTATCGGGTTCGGACCGCCTACATTCCCGGCACCTCGGGCGACAGCCTGAACCACACGACCTATGGGGCGTACCGCTACTTCACTTTCACCAAGTAA
- a CDS encoding CPBP family intramembrane glutamic endopeptidase: protein MLSRFAGHYLHDNLLSSVGSVFFQITGPLLVGAAALLAFSSYLGWTRELFDRQPIYRSRWMWTGPVIVIIPVVLRIFGIDWGQYGFAVAASVLGTGMLIGFVEELTYRGIAVKMLRDGGHGEWVVAALSSLLFALTHSLNLLSGQSIKVVGPTVLYTFAFGVLMYLTLRSTGFLAGAMILHGLTDPTTILATGGIDEVKTGEASNSWLTGAGMFTAVLILAGCVLLIFIRGRVQGRRAAAPVEAD from the coding sequence GTGCTGTCCAGGTTCGCCGGCCATTACCTCCACGACAACCTGCTCAGCAGCGTTGGTAGCGTGTTCTTCCAGATCACGGGCCCTCTCCTGGTCGGCGCCGCCGCCCTGCTCGCGTTTTCGTCCTACCTGGGCTGGACCAGGGAGTTGTTCGACCGCCAGCCCATCTACCGATCCCGGTGGATGTGGACCGGTCCGGTCATCGTGATCATCCCGGTCGTCCTGCGGATATTCGGCATCGACTGGGGCCAGTACGGGTTCGCCGTCGCCGCGTCAGTGCTCGGCACTGGAATGCTCATCGGCTTTGTCGAGGAACTGACCTACCGGGGCATCGCGGTGAAGATGCTCCGCGACGGCGGGCATGGCGAATGGGTCGTGGCGGCATTGTCGTCTCTGCTCTTCGCGTTGACGCACAGCCTCAACCTGCTCTCCGGCCAGTCGATCAAGGTCGTCGGCCCGACCGTGCTGTACACGTTCGCCTTCGGGGTCCTGATGTACCTGACGCTGCGGTCGACCGGGTTCCTGGCCGGCGCGATGATCCTGCACGGGCTCACCGACCCGACCACGATCCTGGCTACCGGCGGCATCGACGAGGTGAAAACGGGTGAGGCGTCGAACTCCTGGCTGACCGGGGCGGGCATGTTCACCGCCGTGCTGATCCTGGCCGGCTGCGTCTTGTTGATCTTCATCCGCGGGCGGGTGCAGGGCCGGCGCGCCGCGGCACCAGTCGAGGCGGACTGA
- a CDS encoding transposase, protein MKHLIRDRDGKYPAVFDAVLADGAQRIRMPRMNAVMERCVRTCRRELLDRALIFSQRHLLHALREYEVFYNTHRPHQGIANARPLAPLPERITDPTGSPT, encoded by the coding sequence GTGAAGCACCTGATTCGCGACCGGGACGGCAAATACCCGGCCGTGTTCGACGCCGTCCTCGCCGATGGTGCTCAGCGGATACGCATGCCCCGGATGAACGCGGTGATGGAACGCTGCGTGCGGACCTGCCGACGCGAACTACTCGACCGTGCTTTGATCTTCAGCCAGCGACACCTGCTGCACGCGCTACGCGAGTACGAGGTCTTCTACAACACCCACCGCCCGCACCAGGGCATCGCCAACGCCCGGCCACTGGCCCCGCTGCCCGAACGGATCACCGACCCCACCGGCTCACCCACCTGA
- a CDS encoding VOC family protein codes for MQTFGRFAGVTIDCQDPQRLADFWSAVLGGRVTESLPGWRRVTVDDGTPVLTFQPVPEPKVGKTRLHLDVAVPDAGEAVDRIGALGGRWTSERHDYPEGTVLVMADPENNEFCIVQYYKRSI; via the coding sequence ATGCAGACATTCGGCCGGTTTGCCGGCGTGACGATCGACTGTCAGGATCCGCAGAGGCTTGCCGATTTCTGGTCCGCGGTGCTCGGCGGACGAGTGACGGAGTCCCTTCCCGGCTGGCGGCGGGTGACTGTCGACGACGGCACGCCGGTGTTGACGTTCCAGCCGGTGCCGGAACCTAAAGTCGGCAAGACGCGACTGCATCTGGACGTCGCCGTCCCTGACGCCGGTGAAGCGGTGGATCGGATCGGGGCCCTGGGCGGCCGATGGACCAGCGAACGGCACGACTATCCCGAAGGCACCGTCCTCGTGATGGCCGATCCGGAGAACAATGAGTTCTGCATCGTGCAGTACTACAAACGTAGTATCTGA
- a CDS encoding primary-amine oxidase, translated as MAAALLTAATVATGVPSAAAAAPAPAPCAAPNMVKETLPNGTTWQMCWRMHDKAGLILDKVFISGKRDPQPVQVLESIRLAQLNVPYDSGDTEYNDLTSFGFGGWSLQTLTGDDCKGGSARVGSDGSEDPERRKVLCVSAEQAGLAYRSADDDPVLSKAGQDLVLRAISKVGWYEYVTEYRFHDDGQISARLGATGDLAPGEYLNADRGWPIGKGARDFAAMHYHSAFWRVDFNIGGKGGEQVEQFDTKLDGQGGATAKLKTTRTAIAKEGTFNKVNQRWWRVVSPKSKNEDGHKRSYELATGADDRYEGHPETKPDVTFTEKNLCEKWASDNAQDPECPAGNRTIIDFAKDKATLTDPVMWVRVGFHHVPRDEDQSPMPLHWQGFDLLPRDFTAQNRLTPDSRAGVNGQAPEPTDPAEEPSTPASGGVTVPPVTPPASPSSPSPSVPSSPSASSNLR; from the coding sequence GTGGCTGCTGCGCTTCTGACCGCCGCGACCGTGGCGACCGGGGTGCCGTCCGCGGCCGCGGCGGCGCCCGCCCCCGCACCGTGCGCCGCGCCCAACATGGTGAAGGAGACCCTGCCGAACGGCACCACCTGGCAGATGTGCTGGCGGATGCACGACAAGGCCGGCCTGATCCTGGACAAGGTCTTCATCTCCGGCAAGCGCGACCCCCAGCCAGTGCAGGTGCTCGAGTCGATCCGGCTGGCGCAGCTCAACGTGCCTTATGACTCCGGCGACACCGAGTACAACGACCTGACCTCGTTCGGCTTCGGCGGCTGGAGTCTGCAGACCCTCACGGGTGACGACTGCAAGGGCGGCTCGGCGCGGGTCGGCTCCGACGGCAGCGAGGATCCGGAGCGGCGCAAGGTGCTCTGCGTCAGTGCGGAGCAGGCTGGCCTCGCCTACCGCTCGGCCGACGACGACCCCGTTCTCTCGAAGGCCGGCCAGGACCTGGTGCTGCGCGCCATCAGCAAGGTGGGCTGGTACGAGTACGTGACCGAGTACCGGTTCCACGACGACGGGCAGATCTCGGCCCGGCTCGGTGCGACCGGTGACCTCGCGCCGGGCGAGTACCTCAACGCCGACCGGGGCTGGCCGATCGGCAAGGGCGCCCGCGACTTCGCGGCGATGCACTACCACAGCGCCTTCTGGCGGGTGGACTTCAACATCGGAGGCAAGGGCGGCGAGCAGGTCGAGCAGTTCGACACGAAGCTCGACGGCCAGGGCGGCGCCACCGCGAAGCTCAAGACCACCCGTACGGCGATCGCTAAGGAGGGCACCTTCAACAAGGTGAACCAGCGCTGGTGGCGCGTGGTCAGCCCGAAGAGCAAGAACGAGGACGGCCACAAGCGCTCGTACGAGCTCGCCACCGGTGCCGACGACCGCTACGAGGGGCACCCGGAGACCAAGCCGGACGTGACGTTCACCGAGAAGAACCTGTGCGAGAAGTGGGCCAGCGACAACGCCCAGGACCCGGAGTGCCCGGCGGGCAACCGGACCATCATCGACTTCGCCAAGGACAAGGCCACGCTCACCGACCCGGTGATGTGGGTGCGGGTGGGCTTCCACCACGTGCCGCGCGACGAGGACCAGAGCCCGATGCCGCTGCACTGGCAGGGCTTCGATCTGCTGCCGCGTGACTTCACCGCCCAGAACCGGCTGACGCCGGACAGCCGCGCGGGCGTCAACGGCCAGGCGCCGGAGCCGACCGACCCGGCCGAGGAGCCGTCGACGCCGGCCAGCGGCGGGGTGACGGTGCCGCCGGTCACGCCTCCGGCGTCCCCGTCGTCGCCGTCGCCGTCGGTGCCGTCGTCGCCGTCGGCCTCCAGCAACCTGCGATAA